The following proteins are encoded in a genomic region of Brachypodium distachyon strain Bd21 chromosome 1, Brachypodium_distachyon_v3.0, whole genome shotgun sequence:
- the LOC100827621 gene encoding putative hydrolase C777.06c, whose protein sequence is MEPAAAAPTGVGEASSLIFLGTGCSGALPDTRCLIQPSTPPCAVCSQALTLPPDRNPNYRCNTSLLIDCCHNDGTHKYILIDIGKTFREQVLRWFVHHKVPSVDSIILTHEHADAVLGLADVWVVQSSDHKNDVDPIPIFLTQFTMDSVAARFPYLMKQKLEESDEAARVAKLDWTIIEPDVDKPFVSSGLEFAPLPVMHGDDYICLGFLFGRKARVAYLSDVSRILPRTEHRISKSGTGQLDLLILETNRLHGVGNARSTHLTFTESLDAVKRICPKKALLIGMNHEFEHDRENQILAEWSRREGIQVQLAHDGLRIFIDL, encoded by the exons ATGGAGCCTGCAGCCGCAGCTCCTACCGGAGTCGGAGAGGCGTCGTCGCTTATCTTCCTGGGCACGGGCTGCTCCGGCGCGCTGCCCGACACGCGGTGCCTCATCCAGCCGTCCACGCCGCCGTGCGCCGTCTGCTCCCAGGCCCTCACCCTCCCGCCGGACCGGAACCCCAACTACAG ATGCAACACATCCCTCTTGATAGACTGCTGCCACAACGATGGCACACATAAGTACATTCTAATTGATATTGGCAAGACCTTTAGAGAACAAGTTCTCCGGTGGTTTGTTCACCACAAAGTTCCTTCTGTTGACTCG ATTATTCTGACTCATGAGCATGCAGATGCGGTCTTAGGACTTGCCGATGTTTGGGTGGTACAGTCAAGTGACCATAAAAATGATGTTGATCCAATTCCAATTTTCCTCACCCAATTCACAATGGACAG TGTCGCAGCTAGATTCCCATATTTGATGAAGCAAAAGCTGGAGGAAAGCGATGAAGCTGCCAGAGTCGCTAAACTCGACTGGACGATAATTGAGCCTGATGTTGACAAACCATTTGTATCATCAGGGCTAGAGTTTGCGCCCTTGCCA GTCATGCACGGAGACGATTATATTTGTTTAGGCTTCCTATTTGGGAGGAAAGCTAGAGTTGCATATTTATCTGATGTCTCAAGAATTCTCCCTAGAACCGAGCACA GAATTTCGAAATCTGGTACTGGACAACTTGACCTTCTTATACTAGAAACAAACCGGTTGCATGGGGTG GGAAATGCTCGCAGTACCCATCTTACCTTCACTGAG AGTCTGGATGCCGTCAAGAGGATATGCCCTAAGAAAGCTCTGCTGATTGGAATGAATCATGAGTTTGAACATGACAGAGAAAACCAAATTTTGGCAGAATGGTCTCGCAG AGAAGGAATACAAGTGCAATTAGCTCATGATGGCCTGCGTATCTTCATCGATCTGTAA
- the LOC100840888 gene encoding ornithine aminotransferase, mitochondrial isoform X4, which translates to MVFSKGEGSHILDPEGNKYIDFLSAYSAVNQGHCHPKVLKALIEQAERLTLSSRAFYNDKFPVFAEYLTSMFGYDMMLPMNTGAEGVETAIKLARKWGYEKKNIPKDEALIVSCCGCFHGRTLGVISMSCDNDATRGFGPLVPGHLKVDFGDIDGLEKIFKEHGDRICGFLFEPIQGEAGVIIPPDGYLKAVRDLCSRHNILMIDDEIQTGIARTGKMLACDWEDVRPDVVILGKALGAGVVPVSAVLADKDIMLCIKPGEHGSTFGGNPLASAVAIASLKAVKDEGLVERAAKLGQEFRDQLQKVQQNFPHIIREIRGRGLLNAVDLSNKALSPVSAYDICIKLKDRGILAKPTHDTIIRLAPPLSISHEELAEASKALSDVLEHDLPQMQKQIKKPESEAKIPVCDRCGRDL; encoded by the exons ATGGTGTTTTCGAAAGGAGAAGGTTCACATATATTGGACCCTGAAGGCAACAAATATATTGATTTTCTCTCTGCTTACTCTGCAGTCAATCAG GGCCATTGCCATCCAAAAGTCCTAAAAGCTCTGATAGAACAAGCAGAAAGGCTTACACTTAGTTCCAGAGCTTTCTACAATGACAAGTTTCCAGTCTTTGCGGAGTATTTGACAAGCATGTTTGGGTATGATATGATGTTGCCAATGAACACTGGAGCAGAAGGAGTGGAAACAGCTATTAAATTAGCAAGGAAATGGGGTTACGAGAAGAAAAACATACCAAAGGACGAG GCTTTGATTGTCTCTTGTTGTGGATGTTTCCATGGTCGGACTTTGGGTGTCATCTCTATGAGCTGTGATAATGATGCAACTCGTGGTTTTGGTCCTTTAGTTCCTGGCCATCTTAAAGTTGATTTTGGAGACATTGATGGGTTGGAGAAAATCTTCAAAG AGCATGGAGATCGGATATGTGGTTTTTTGTTTGAGCCGATCCAAGGAGAAGCTGGG GTCATAATCCCACCAGATGGCTATTTGAAGGCTGTTAGGGACTTGTGTTCTAGGCACAACATTCTGATGATTGATGACGAGATCCAAACAGGCATAGCTCGCACTGGCAAAATGTTGGCATGTGATTGGGAAGACGTACGGCCTGATGTGGTG ATTCTAGGCAAGGCACTTGGTGCTGGAGTAGTTCCGGTCAGTGCAGTTCTTGCGGATAAGGATATCATGCTGTGTATCAAACCTGGAGAACATGGAAG TACATTTGGTGGAAACCCATTGGCAAGTGCGGTGGCAATTGCGTCGCTGAAAGCTGTCAAAGATGAAGGTCTTGTTGAAAG AGCTGCAAAATTAGGTCAGGAGTTCAGAGATCAGTTACAAAAGGTTCAGCAGAATTTTCCTCATATTATTAGGGAAATACGTGGGAGAGGTTTGCTTAATGCAGTAGACCTAAGCAACAAAGCTCTATCCCCTGTTTCTGCATATGATATTTGCATCAAGCTGAAGGACAGAGGCATCCTAGCAAAGCCCACACATGACACCATAATTCGATTAGCCCCTCCCCTTTCAATCAG TCACGAGGAGCTTGCAGAAGCATCAAAGGCGCTCAGTGATGTGCTCGAGCATGACTTGCCACAGATGCAGAAGCAGATCAAGAAGCCAGAATCAGAGGCAAAAATACCAGTCTGTGATAGATGTGGCCGGGATTTGTAA
- the LOC100840888 gene encoding ornithine aminotransferase, mitochondrial isoform X2: protein MAAAVARRGAALALALARRGMCSATAPAAEHAAATLSSEDLIRMERDCSAHNYHPIPMVFSKGEGSHILDPEGNKYIDFLSAYSAVNQGHCHPKVLKALIEQAERLTLSSRAFYNDKFPVFAEYLTSMFGYDMMLPMNTGAEGVETAIKLARKWGYEKKNIPKDEALIVSCCGCFHGRTLGVISMSCDNDATRGFGPLVPGHLKVDFGDIDGLEKIFKEHGDRICGFLFEPIQGEAGVIIPPDGYLKAVRDLCSRHNILMIDDEIQTGIARTGKMLACDWEDVRPDVVILGKALGAGVVPVSAVLADKDIMLCIKPGEHGSTFGGNPLASAVAIASLKAVKDEGLVERAAKLGQEFRDQLQKVQQNFPHIIREIRGRGLLNAVDLSNKALSPVSAYDICIKLKDRGILAKPTHDTIIRLAPPLSISHEELAEASKALSDVLEHDLPQMQKQIKKPESEAKIPVCDRCGRDL, encoded by the exons atggcggcggcggtagcaCGGCGGGGTGCGGCGCTGGCTCTGGCTCTGGCGCGGAGGGGGATGTGCTCCGCCACGGCGCCCGCGGCGGAgcacgcggcggcgacgctgTCGTCGGAGGATCTCATACGGATGGAGCGCGACTGCAGCGCGCACAA CTACCACCCTATTCCCATGGTGTTTTCGAAAGGAGAAGGTTCACATATATTGGACCCTGAAGGCAACAAATATATTGATTTTCTCTCTGCTTACTCTGCAGTCAATCAG GGCCATTGCCATCCAAAAGTCCTAAAAGCTCTGATAGAACAAGCAGAAAGGCTTACACTTAGTTCCAGAGCTTTCTACAATGACAAGTTTCCAGTCTTTGCGGAGTATTTGACAAGCATGTTTGGGTATGATATGATGTTGCCAATGAACACTGGAGCAGAAGGAGTGGAAACAGCTATTAAATTAGCAAGGAAATGGGGTTACGAGAAGAAAAACATACCAAAGGACGAG GCTTTGATTGTCTCTTGTTGTGGATGTTTCCATGGTCGGACTTTGGGTGTCATCTCTATGAGCTGTGATAATGATGCAACTCGTGGTTTTGGTCCTTTAGTTCCTGGCCATCTTAAAGTTGATTTTGGAGACATTGATGGGTTGGAGAAAATCTTCAAAG AGCATGGAGATCGGATATGTGGTTTTTTGTTTGAGCCGATCCAAGGAGAAGCTGGG GTCATAATCCCACCAGATGGCTATTTGAAGGCTGTTAGGGACTTGTGTTCTAGGCACAACATTCTGATGATTGATGACGAGATCCAAACAGGCATAGCTCGCACTGGCAAAATGTTGGCATGTGATTGGGAAGACGTACGGCCTGATGTGGTG ATTCTAGGCAAGGCACTTGGTGCTGGAGTAGTTCCGGTCAGTGCAGTTCTTGCGGATAAGGATATCATGCTGTGTATCAAACCTGGAGAACATGGAAG TACATTTGGTGGAAACCCATTGGCAAGTGCGGTGGCAATTGCGTCGCTGAAAGCTGTCAAAGATGAAGGTCTTGTTGAAAG AGCTGCAAAATTAGGTCAGGAGTTCAGAGATCAGTTACAAAAGGTTCAGCAGAATTTTCCTCATATTATTAGGGAAATACGTGGGAGAGGTTTGCTTAATGCAGTAGACCTAAGCAACAAAGCTCTATCCCCTGTTTCTGCATATGATATTTGCATCAAGCTGAAGGACAGAGGCATCCTAGCAAAGCCCACACATGACACCATAATTCGATTAGCCCCTCCCCTTTCAATCAG TCACGAGGAGCTTGCAGAAGCATCAAAGGCGCTCAGTGATGTGCTCGAGCATGACTTGCCACAGATGCAGAAGCAGATCAAGAAGCCAGAATCAGAGGCAAAAATACCAGTCTGTGATAGATGTGGCCGGGATTTGTAA
- the LOC100824875 gene encoding protein kinase PINOID, producing MAAPIAASSSSPPKPPNAAMLQPAPYLPDSTPAPNSSSSSSVSSASSSSSSTASGSTLPDGSRSSTFSVDDSAATATPASSPPRPHRAGEVAWLPIRAASASAPLGPRDFTLVRRVGAGDIGTVYLCRLESEGSNSKSSAYAMKVVDRRALARKGKLGRADAEKRVLRRLDHPFLPTMFADFDAAGTNYSCVVMEFCPGGDLHSLRHRMPGRRFPLASARFYAAEVLLALEYLHMMGIVYRDLKPENVLIRGDGHIMLTDFDLSLESTSSPALDDDDDEETGMMPIPACFPEVHLRRLMKWRRRAAPPRPRPRPPRFVAEPVDARSSSFVGTHEYVAPEVASGGGHGASVDWWAYGVFLYELLYGRTPFVGDTNEATLRNIVRRPLQCPPLLVGSQPHAAEAAAARDLISRLLDKDPRTRLGSRRGAADVKAHPFFRGLNFALLRSSTPPVVPPPAALHQHCSTKAAAPSPDVQQLFDQF from the coding sequence ATGGCCGCTCCCATCGCCGCGTCTTCTTCGTCCCCACCCAAACCTCCAAACGCCGCCATGCTCCAGCCGGCGCCGTACCTCCCCGACTCCACGCCAGCGCCCaactccagctccagctccagcgtCAGCTccgcgagcagcagcagcagcagcacggctAGCGGTAGCACTCTCCCCGACGGTAGCCGCTCCTCCACCTTCTCCGTGGACGACTCTGCCGCCACGGCCACGCCagcctcctccccgccgcgcccgcaccgCGCAGGCGAGGTGGCCTGGCTCCCCATCCGGGccgcctctgcctctgccCCTCTGGGCCCGCGCGACTTCACCCTCGTCCGCCGCGTGGGCGCGGGCGACATCGGCACCGTGTACCTCTGCCGGCTCGAGTCCGAGGGGAGCAACAGCAAGTCCTCCGCCTACGCCATGAAGGTGGTGGACCGGCGCGCGCTGGCCAGGAAGGGCAAGCTGGGCCGGGCCGACGCCGAGAAGCGCGTGCTGCGGCGGCTCGACCACCCGTTCCTGCCCACCATGTTCGCCGACTTCGACGCCGCGGGCACGAACTATTCCTGCGTCGTCATGGAGTTCTGCCCGGGCGGGGACCTCCACTCGCTCCGCCACCGCATGCCCGGGCGCCGCTTCCCGCTGGCGTCCGCCAGGTTCTACGCCGCCGAGGTGCTCCTGGCGCTGGAGTACCTGCACATGATGGGGATCGTGTACCGCGACCTCAAGCCGGAGAACGTGCTCATCCGGGGCGACGGGCACATCATGCTCACCGACTTCGACCTCTCGCTCGAGTCCACTTCCTCGCCCGCGctcgatgacgacgacgacgaggaaaccGGGATGATGCCGATCCCGGCGTGCTTCCCCGAGGTGCATCTCCGGAGGCTGATGAAGTGgaggcgccgcgccgcgccccccAGGCCCAGGCCGCGCCCTCCGCGGTTCGTGGCGGAGCCGGTGGACGCGCGGTCGAGCTCGTTCGTGGGCACGCACGAGTACGTGGCGCCCGAGgtggccagcggcggcgggcacggcgCGTCCGTGGACTGGTGGGCGTACGGGGTGTTCCTCTACGAGCTGCTCTACGGGCGGACCCCGTTCGTGGGGGACACCAACGAGGCCACGCTCCGCAACATCGTGCGCCGCCCGCTCCAGTGCCCGCCGCTCCTCGTCGGCTCCCAACCGCACgccgcggaggccgccgccgcgcgcgacCTGATATCGCGGCTCCTGGACAAGGACCCGCGCACGCGCCTCGGGtcgcggcgcggcgccgcgGACGTCAAGGCGCACCCGTTCTTCAGGGGCCTCAACTTCGCGCTGCTCAGGTCCTCGACCCCGCCCgtcgtgccgccgcccgccgcgctgCACCAGCACTGCAGcaccaaggcggcggcgccctcgcCGGACGTGCAGCAGCTGTTCGATCAATTCTGA
- the LOC100840888 gene encoding ornithine aminotransferase, mitochondrial isoform X1, translated as MDSVTASAGDDSRRRGRRRTKILPVTRESHSRHDDEHRDGAVTSGKRDLTRPLSYHPIPMVFSKGEGSHILDPEGNKYIDFLSAYSAVNQGHCHPKVLKALIEQAERLTLSSRAFYNDKFPVFAEYLTSMFGYDMMLPMNTGAEGVETAIKLARKWGYEKKNIPKDEALIVSCCGCFHGRTLGVISMSCDNDATRGFGPLVPGHLKVDFGDIDGLEKIFKEHGDRICGFLFEPIQGEAGVIIPPDGYLKAVRDLCSRHNILMIDDEIQTGIARTGKMLACDWEDVRPDVVILGKALGAGVVPVSAVLADKDIMLCIKPGEHGSTFGGNPLASAVAIASLKAVKDEGLVERAAKLGQEFRDQLQKVQQNFPHIIREIRGRGLLNAVDLSNKALSPVSAYDICIKLKDRGILAKPTHDTIIRLAPPLSISHEELAEASKALSDVLEHDLPQMQKQIKKPESEAKIPVCDRCGRDL; from the exons ATGGATAGCGTCACTGCGTCAGCTGGGGATGactcgcggcggcgcggtcgacGTCGTACTAAGATACTACCAGTAACTCGTGAAAGCCACAGTCGCCACGACGATGAGCATCGGGACGGCGCAGTGACGTCCGGGAAAAGAGATCTCACACGCCCTCTTTC CTACCACCCTATTCCCATGGTGTTTTCGAAAGGAGAAGGTTCACATATATTGGACCCTGAAGGCAACAAATATATTGATTTTCTCTCTGCTTACTCTGCAGTCAATCAG GGCCATTGCCATCCAAAAGTCCTAAAAGCTCTGATAGAACAAGCAGAAAGGCTTACACTTAGTTCCAGAGCTTTCTACAATGACAAGTTTCCAGTCTTTGCGGAGTATTTGACAAGCATGTTTGGGTATGATATGATGTTGCCAATGAACACTGGAGCAGAAGGAGTGGAAACAGCTATTAAATTAGCAAGGAAATGGGGTTACGAGAAGAAAAACATACCAAAGGACGAG GCTTTGATTGTCTCTTGTTGTGGATGTTTCCATGGTCGGACTTTGGGTGTCATCTCTATGAGCTGTGATAATGATGCAACTCGTGGTTTTGGTCCTTTAGTTCCTGGCCATCTTAAAGTTGATTTTGGAGACATTGATGGGTTGGAGAAAATCTTCAAAG AGCATGGAGATCGGATATGTGGTTTTTTGTTTGAGCCGATCCAAGGAGAAGCTGGG GTCATAATCCCACCAGATGGCTATTTGAAGGCTGTTAGGGACTTGTGTTCTAGGCACAACATTCTGATGATTGATGACGAGATCCAAACAGGCATAGCTCGCACTGGCAAAATGTTGGCATGTGATTGGGAAGACGTACGGCCTGATGTGGTG ATTCTAGGCAAGGCACTTGGTGCTGGAGTAGTTCCGGTCAGTGCAGTTCTTGCGGATAAGGATATCATGCTGTGTATCAAACCTGGAGAACATGGAAG TACATTTGGTGGAAACCCATTGGCAAGTGCGGTGGCAATTGCGTCGCTGAAAGCTGTCAAAGATGAAGGTCTTGTTGAAAG AGCTGCAAAATTAGGTCAGGAGTTCAGAGATCAGTTACAAAAGGTTCAGCAGAATTTTCCTCATATTATTAGGGAAATACGTGGGAGAGGTTTGCTTAATGCAGTAGACCTAAGCAACAAAGCTCTATCCCCTGTTTCTGCATATGATATTTGCATCAAGCTGAAGGACAGAGGCATCCTAGCAAAGCCCACACATGACACCATAATTCGATTAGCCCCTCCCCTTTCAATCAG TCACGAGGAGCTTGCAGAAGCATCAAAGGCGCTCAGTGATGTGCTCGAGCATGACTTGCCACAGATGCAGAAGCAGATCAAGAAGCCAGAATCAGAGGCAAAAATACCAGTCTGTGATAGATGTGGCCGGGATTTGTAA
- the LOC100840888 gene encoding ornithine aminotransferase, mitochondrial isoform X3, translating to MFPCQVYYHPIPMVFSKGEGSHILDPEGNKYIDFLSAYSAVNQGHCHPKVLKALIEQAERLTLSSRAFYNDKFPVFAEYLTSMFGYDMMLPMNTGAEGVETAIKLARKWGYEKKNIPKDEALIVSCCGCFHGRTLGVISMSCDNDATRGFGPLVPGHLKVDFGDIDGLEKIFKEHGDRICGFLFEPIQGEAGVIIPPDGYLKAVRDLCSRHNILMIDDEIQTGIARTGKMLACDWEDVRPDVVILGKALGAGVVPVSAVLADKDIMLCIKPGEHGSTFGGNPLASAVAIASLKAVKDEGLVERAAKLGQEFRDQLQKVQQNFPHIIREIRGRGLLNAVDLSNKALSPVSAYDICIKLKDRGILAKPTHDTIIRLAPPLSISHEELAEASKALSDVLEHDLPQMQKQIKKPESEAKIPVCDRCGRDL from the exons ATGTTTCCCTGCCAAGTTTA CTACCACCCTATTCCCATGGTGTTTTCGAAAGGAGAAGGTTCACATATATTGGACCCTGAAGGCAACAAATATATTGATTTTCTCTCTGCTTACTCTGCAGTCAATCAG GGCCATTGCCATCCAAAAGTCCTAAAAGCTCTGATAGAACAAGCAGAAAGGCTTACACTTAGTTCCAGAGCTTTCTACAATGACAAGTTTCCAGTCTTTGCGGAGTATTTGACAAGCATGTTTGGGTATGATATGATGTTGCCAATGAACACTGGAGCAGAAGGAGTGGAAACAGCTATTAAATTAGCAAGGAAATGGGGTTACGAGAAGAAAAACATACCAAAGGACGAG GCTTTGATTGTCTCTTGTTGTGGATGTTTCCATGGTCGGACTTTGGGTGTCATCTCTATGAGCTGTGATAATGATGCAACTCGTGGTTTTGGTCCTTTAGTTCCTGGCCATCTTAAAGTTGATTTTGGAGACATTGATGGGTTGGAGAAAATCTTCAAAG AGCATGGAGATCGGATATGTGGTTTTTTGTTTGAGCCGATCCAAGGAGAAGCTGGG GTCATAATCCCACCAGATGGCTATTTGAAGGCTGTTAGGGACTTGTGTTCTAGGCACAACATTCTGATGATTGATGACGAGATCCAAACAGGCATAGCTCGCACTGGCAAAATGTTGGCATGTGATTGGGAAGACGTACGGCCTGATGTGGTG ATTCTAGGCAAGGCACTTGGTGCTGGAGTAGTTCCGGTCAGTGCAGTTCTTGCGGATAAGGATATCATGCTGTGTATCAAACCTGGAGAACATGGAAG TACATTTGGTGGAAACCCATTGGCAAGTGCGGTGGCAATTGCGTCGCTGAAAGCTGTCAAAGATGAAGGTCTTGTTGAAAG AGCTGCAAAATTAGGTCAGGAGTTCAGAGATCAGTTACAAAAGGTTCAGCAGAATTTTCCTCATATTATTAGGGAAATACGTGGGAGAGGTTTGCTTAATGCAGTAGACCTAAGCAACAAAGCTCTATCCCCTGTTTCTGCATATGATATTTGCATCAAGCTGAAGGACAGAGGCATCCTAGCAAAGCCCACACATGACACCATAATTCGATTAGCCCCTCCCCTTTCAATCAG TCACGAGGAGCTTGCAGAAGCATCAAAGGCGCTCAGTGATGTGCTCGAGCATGACTTGCCACAGATGCAGAAGCAGATCAAGAAGCCAGAATCAGAGGCAAAAATACCAGTCTGTGATAGATGTGGCCGGGATTTGTAA
- the LOC100822093 gene encoding eukaryotic translation initiation factor 3 subunit B, whose protein sequence is MALAISMEAIDARARELGIDIDSVDVDSITLPPGEDFDILSDDEDLLHNEDLPELEMGFANIIVVDNLPVVPPEKYEKLENVVRKIYSQIGVIKEGGLWMPTDPETKKTLGYCFIEYNTPQEAELAREKTNGYKLDKSHIFAVNMFDDFDKYMKVPDEWAPAEIKPYTPGENLLKWLTDEKARDQFVIRAGTFTEVYWNDARRAMPELVYQKQYWTDSYIQWSPLGTHLATVHRQGAQVWGGDDKFVRLMRFAHPQVKLIDFSPGEKYLVTYSSHEPSNPRDTHRVVLNIFDVRTGKVMRDFKGSADEFTTGGSIGVSGVSWPIFRWGGGRDDKYFARLGKNVISVYETETFSLLDKKSLKVENVVDFSWSPTDPIISLFVPELGGGNQPARVSLVQIPGKEEVRQKNLFSVSDCKMYWQNNGEYLAVQVDRYTKTKKSIYTGFELFRIKERDIPIEVFELDNKNDKIIAFAWEPRGHRFAVIHGDGPKPDISFYTMRTVNNVSRVSKLTTLKGKQANALFWSPAGRFIVLAGLKGFNGQLEFYNVDDLETMATGEHFMATDIMWDPTGRFLATAVTSVHEMENGFQIWSFNGKQIYKVSKDHFYQFHWRPRPPSLLTPEKEEDISRNLKKYSKKYEQEDQDVFNQVGEQERKRRTQLQEEWEGWVAKWKQQHEEEREYRMALRGGEDSEKEEEGEIKEIEAEELLNVTEEVVSFDQD, encoded by the exons ATGGCTCTAGCAATCTCTATGGAAGCCATCGATGCGAGGGCGCGGGAGCTGGGGATCGACATCGACTCCGTCGATGTCGACTCCATCACCCTTCCACCCGGCGAGGACTTCGATATCCTCAG TGATGACGAGGATTTACTTCACAATGAGGATCTTCCAGAGCTTGAAATGGGTTTTGCAAACATTATTGTAGTGGATAATCTGCCTGTTGTACCCCCAGAGAAGTATGAGAAGCTGGAAAATGTTGTACGCAAGATCTATAGTCAAATTGGTGTGATCAAAGAAGGTGGGCTTTGGATGCCTACGGACCCAGAGACAAAGAAGACCCTTGGCTACTGCTTCATTGAGTATAATACCCCACAG GAAGCTGAACTTGCTagagagaaaacaaatggGTACAAACTGGACAAGTCTCATATATTTGCTGTTAATATGTTTGATGACTTCGATAAGTACATGAAAGTCCCTGATGAATGGGCGCCTGCTGAAATCAAGCCATACACTCCGGGG GAAAATCTACTTAAGTGGCTAACTGATGAGAAGGCCAGAGATCAGTTTGTGATCCGCGCTGGTACTTTCACAGAAGTGTACTGGAACGATGCTAGACGGGCAATGCCTGAGCTTGTGTACCAGAAACAG TATTGGACGGATAGCTATATTCAATGGTCCCCTCTTGGAACACACCTGGCAACAGTGCATAGGCAGGGCGCTCAGGTGTGGGGCGGTGATGATAAGTTTGTTCGTCTAATGCGCTTTGCTCATCCACAG GTGAAACTGATTGATTTCTCTCCTGGTGAGAAATATTTGGTCACATATAGCAGCCATGAGCCCAGCAACCCTAGGGACACACAT AGGGTTGTGCTAAATATCTTTGATGTAAGGACTGGAAAAGTTATGCGTGACTTTAAGGGAAGTGCTGATGAATTCACTACTGGTGGAAGTATTGGTGTTTCTGGTGTTTCGTGGCCTATTTTCAG GTggggcggtggaagagatgATAAGTATTTTGCTAGACTGGGGAAGAATGTCATATCTGTCTATGAGACTGAGACGTTCTCTCTTCTTGACAAGAAGTCCTTGAAGGTAGAAAATGTTGTGGACTTCAGTTGGTCACCCACTGATCCTATCATATCCCTGTTTGTGCCTGAATTGGGTGGTGGAAATCAGCCTGCCAGG GTAAGTCTTGTGCAAATTCCTGGCAAAGAGGAGGTGCGACAAAAAAACCTTTTCAGTGTAAGCGATTGCAAAATGTACTGGCAAAACAATGGAGAATATCTTGCTGTCCAAGTAGATAGGtacacaaaaacaaagaagagcATTTACACTGGGTTTGAGCTGTTCAGAATCAAGGAACGGGATATCCCAATTGAGGTATTTGAGTTGGACAACAAGAATGACAAGATAATTGCCTTTGCATGGGAGCCCAGAGGTCACCGCTTTGCTGTCATTCACGGTGATGGGCCCAAGCCTGATATAAGTTTCTACACCATGCGCACAGTCAACAATGTGAGCCGTGTGTCCAAACTCACCACACTTAAGGGCAAGCAGGCTAATGCACTATTCTGGTCTCCTGCTGGGCGTTTCATTGTTCTTGCTGGGCTGAAGGGTTTCAATGGCCAGTTGGAGTTCTACAATGTTGATGATCTTGAGACCATGGCAACAGGAGAGCATTTTATGGCGACTGACATCATGTGGGATCCCACTGGAAG ATTTCTTGCAACTGCAGTTACCTCGGTCCATGAGATGGAAAATGGTTTTCAAATTTGGTCCTTCAATGGCAAGCAAATTTACAAGGTGTCAAAGGATCACTTTTATCAG TTCCATTGGCGCCCAAGGCCACCGTCACTACTTACAccagagaaggaggaggataTCTCACGAAACCTCAAGAAGTACAGCAAGAAGTACGAACAAGAGGACCAGGACGTTTTCAACCAGGTGGGTGAGCAGGAGCGGAAGAGACGGACACAGCTTCAAGAGGAATGGGAAGGATGGGTTGCTAAGTGGAAGCAGCAGCATGAGGAGGAGCGAGAGTACAGGATGGCGCTTAGAGGTGGGGAGGACAgtgagaaggaagaagaaggtgaaaTCAAGGAGATTGAGGCGGAGGAGTTGTTGAATGTCACAGAAGAAGTCGTTTCCTTCGACCAGGATTAA
- the LOC100827320 gene encoding uncharacterized protein LOC100827320: MDIDAHEAPSSPPPPPRAVRSRPTSWGSSASSGSGGGGGGVEYTSLRDVLVSPGGGGGGSRSGSSFGTSDVHDFDTSNITIRNQLLKHAASAYLQSAIVVTPRHRGCLSRIWRRVMQRRRMLLRRPAACCPRSGESSCAFAEALAGSARSLLACLSGCFARLWTS; encoded by the coding sequence ATGGACATTGACGCCCATGAGGccccttcttcgccgccgccgccgccccgcgccgtccGGTCCCGGCCGACGAGCTGGGGCAGCAGCGCGAGcagcgggagcggcggcggcggcggcggcgtcgagtaCACGAGCCTCCGCGACGTGCTCGTCTCCCctggcgggggcgggggcggaaGCCGCAGCGGGAGCAGCTTCGGGACGTCGGACGTGCACGACTTCGACACCTCCAACATCACCATCCGCAACCAGCTGCTGAAGCACGCCGCGTCCGCGTACCTCCAGTCCGCCATCGTCGTCACGCCGCGCCACCGCGGCTGCCTCAGCCGGATCTGGCGCCGCGTAATGCAGCGCCGCCGCATGCTGCTGCGCCGCCCGGCCGCCTGCTGCCCCAGGAGCGGCGAGTCGTCGTGCGCTTTTGCGGAGGCGCTCGCCGGCTCCGCGCGCAGCCTCCTCGCGTGCCTCTCCGGCTGCTTCGCTCGCTTGTGGACGTCGTAG